The DNA window CTTCCACTTTTTTATCTTCAAACACTCTAAATTTTTCCAATAAGTAAATAGAAATACAGTTAATTACAAATGATGGCACCATTTCATAAATTACATTTCCTAAACCACTTGTTTTCCAAGCTATAACAGTTATTGTTGCTATTATCATAGAAACTAAAACAGTTTTCCAATGTAAATTCTTCTTATACAATGTAAATAGAATAACTGGGGAGAATACTCCTCCAAAACCTGCCCAAGCATAAGAAACTAATTCCAATACCTTAGAATTTGGATTCATGGCAAGTAGGCTTGCTATAGCAAAAATAACAATAACACAAATTCTTCCTACCCAAATCATTTCTTTATGAGACTTTTCTCTTTTAACTATATATTTATAGAAATCTTCTGTTAAAGTATTTGATGATACTAAAAGTTGAGAAGATATAGTTGACATTATTGCAGATAAAATTGCTGCAAATAATATTCCTGCCATCCAAGGATTGAATAACTTATGAATTAAGAATATAAATACCTTTTCAGCATCTCCACCCATTTGAGAAACATCTGTGAAAACTCCTATTCCTGTAATACCAACTGCTATTGCTCCTAAAAGAGAAATAAATACCCAAATCATAGCTATAAGTCTTGATTTCCATAACTCGTCTGCACTATCAATACTCATAAATCTTACAATTATATGAGGTTGCCCAAAATATCCAAGTCCCCAACCTAAACCAGATATAATAACTGGTAAACTTAAAACTTTAGAATATTTAAAAATATTTAAAGAAATATCCTTAGCTTCCATTGCAGTGCTGATTCCATCAATTCCACCACCACTGTAGTATGCAGCCACTGGTACAACTATTATTGCAAAGAACATTAAACATCCTTGGAAGAAATCTGTCCAACAAGTTGCTAAGTATCCACCTAAGAATGTATAAACAATTATTGTTCCTCCACCTATTAGAACTCCCCATTTATAGTCAATTCCAAGTAATGAATCAAAAAGTTTACCACTTGCAACTAACCCTGAAGCTGAGTAGATAGTAAAGAAAAATAAAATTACTATTGCAGAAAATGTTCTTATATAACCTTTATTATCATTTAATTTTTGTGAAATAAATGAAGGTATTGTAAGTGAGTTATATTTTTCAGTTTGTATTCTTAAAGCTGGTGCAACAAATTTCCAGTTAAGATAAGTTCCTAGTGCTAAACCAATAACTACCCATATTTCTGTAAGTCCACTCATATATACTGCACCTGGTAGTCCTAAAAGTAGCCAACCACTCATATCACTTGCTTGTGCAGACATTGCTGTTACCCAATACCCAACACCTCTATCACCTAAAACATAAGATTCGTGAGTGGTGGTTTTGGAATAAAAATACACCCCTATTGCCATTAAAAACACTAAATAAATTCCAAATGTAATAAAGATTTCGTAACTTACCATTTTAAAATAACCTCCCTAAAATTAATTTCATAACACCTTTCAATAATTATATTCTGGACATTATGAAATAAAAAAACCATTAAGAAATTGTCCTAATGGTTAATATATTATAAATAATAAAATATTTAAAATTATTTCCCATAGATACAGTCCAAAATATTTACATAACAAATTGGACTTGCATCTAGGTCAGAATAAACTAAATACAAATCCCTCTTAGGGAACTATGGGATTTAATACAGTTGTTTTGTAATTAATAAATTCTAACATAAATATCTTATCTCCTTTTTATTTTTATAGTGAATATTATAGGTTATCTTTTTCTAATTGTCAATAAAATTTTTTATTAAATTATTTTTTTAAAAGTTGTAAAATAAAGTGTCACATAAAAAAATAAAAAGAGAACCATAATAGTTTTCATGGTATGATTAAGTCTGCGAAAATAAATCAAAGGAGAAAAGCTATTATGATTCAACAACAGTATACAATAAAAAGAAGAAAAGGACAACATTTAACTTTAATTGAGAGAGGTAAAATTGAAGCTTTCTTAAAAATTAATATGCCTAAAATTCAAATTGCTTCTGAAATTGGTATTAGTACCAGAACTCTTTATCACGAAATTAACAGGGGAATGGTAAAAGGACTTCTTAATTCTGATTACTCTACTTATGATGCTTATTCTGCTGAGTTTGCACACAGAAAATACTTAGAAGCTATGAAAGGTAAAGAAGGAACACTAAAAATTGGTAAAAATCGTAAATTAATAGAGTATGTTGAGAATTCTATGCTTAATGATAGAAATTCTCCATATGTAGCCTTAGAAAATGCTAAAAAAGAAAATATAGAAGTGAATATTTGTTTAAAAACTCTATATAACTACATACATAAGGAATTATTCATAAACTTTTCTGAAGAAGATATGATTTACAAAAAAGATAAGAGAAAACAAGAAAGGATTCCAAAAAGAATAAGAAAGATTGGAGGAAAGAGTATAGAAGAAAGACCAGAAGAAATAAATAACAGACAAGAATTAGGTCATTTTGAAGCAGATACTGTGTTAGGAAAAAGAGGAACAAAGGAAGCTATATTAGTATTAACAGATAGAAAAACAAGGCTAGAAATGGTAAGAAAGATACCTGATAAAACAGCAGAAAGTGTGATAAAAGAATTAAGTAAAATAATAACAGAGTATCCTGGAATGATAAAAAGTATAACAAGTGATAATGGTAGTGAATTTATGAGAGCAGACAAGATAGAGGAAGAAAATATCGCATATTATTATGCACATAGTTATAGCTCGTGGGAAAGAGGAAGCAATGAGAATAATAACAAGTTAATAAGGAGATTTATTCCCAAAGGAACTGACATATCAGAAATAAGTGAAGAAGAAATTAAGCGAATAGAAAAGTGGATGAATGATTACCCAAGAAAAATATTTAATGGAAAAAGTGCAAATGAAATGTATTTAAGTGAATTTACTAAATATTTTTCATAATGTGACATTTATAGTTGCAATTTACTATTAAATTATTTTTTCATAATTATAGAACAAAAAACTTTTAAATTTTTTTATTTATTCTTTTTTATAAATATTATTTTTATATATTTTTGAACAAAAATTTTATTTAATTGTTATCTACAAATATAAATAAAACTATTATATAATTACAACAATTAAAAAAATGGGAGGTATTTTATGAAAAAAATATTGATTGTTTTACTTATCACTATAGTTTCAATAATTAGTTATGCTAATAATGATGGTGTAGAAAAAATCTTAAAAAGAGGTGTCTTATATGTTGGAACAACATCAGATTATAAACCTTTCACTTATATTGAAAATGGTGAACATAAAGGTTATGATATTGAAGTTGCTAAACTAATTGCTAAGGACTTAGGTGTTAAAGTTGAATTTGTTCCTACAACTTGGAAAACTTTACTAGACGATTTACAAGCAGGTAAATTTGATATTGCTATGGGAGGAATTACAAGGACAACTAAAAGACAAACTATTTGCAATATGACAAATCCCTATTTAGTTTTTGGAAAATGTTTCCTAGTTAGAAAGGGAGATAAAAATAAATATAATTCTCTTGAAGCTGTTAATAAACCAAATGTAAGGGTAGGTGTAAATATTGGTGGAACAAATGAAGCATTAGTTAATGAATATATCACCAAAGCTACTGTTATTCGTTACAAAAATAATTTAGATGTTCCTGTT is part of the Fusobacterium nucleatum genome and encodes:
- the putP gene encoding sodium/proline symporter PutP, with protein sequence MVSYEIFITFGIYLVFLMAIGVYFYSKTTTHESYVLGDRGVGYWVTAMSAQASDMSGWLLLGLPGAVYMSGLTEIWVVIGLALGTYLNWKFVAPALRIQTEKYNSLTIPSFISQKLNDNKGYIRTFSAIVILFFFTIYSASGLVASGKLFDSLLGIDYKWGVLIGGGTIIVYTFLGGYLATCWTDFFQGCLMFFAIIVVPVAAYYSGGGIDGISTAMEAKDISLNIFKYSKVLSLPVIISGLGWGLGYFGQPHIIVRFMSIDSADELWKSRLIAMIWVFISLLGAIAVGITGIGVFTDVSQMGGDAEKVFIFLIHKLFNPWMAGILFAAILSAIMSTISSQLLVSSNTLTEDFYKYIVKREKSHKEMIWVGRICVIVIFAIASLLAMNPNSKVLELVSYAWAGFGGVFSPVILFTLYKKNLHWKTVLVSMIIATITVIAWKTSGLGNVIYEMVPSFVINCISIYLLEKFRVFEDKKVEVLVK
- a CDS encoding IS30 family transposase produces the protein MIQQQYTIKRRKGQHLTLIERGKIEAFLKINMPKIQIASEIGISTRTLYHEINRGMVKGLLNSDYSTYDAYSAEFAHRKYLEAMKGKEGTLKIGKNRKLIEYVENSMLNDRNSPYVALENAKKENIEVNICLKTLYNYIHKELFINFSEEDMIYKKDKRKQERIPKRIRKIGGKSIEERPEEINNRQELGHFEADTVLGKRGTKEAILVLTDRKTRLEMVRKIPDKTAESVIKELSKIITEYPGMIKSITSDNGSEFMRADKIEEENIAYYYAHSYSSWERGSNENNNKLIRRFIPKGTDISEISEEEIKRIEKWMNDYPRKIFNGKSANEMYLSEFTKYFS
- a CDS encoding transporter substrate-binding domain-containing protein; its protein translation is MKKILIVLLITIVSIISYANNDGVEKILKRGVLYVGTTSDYKPFTYIENGEHKGYDIEVAKLIAKDLGVKVEFVPTTWKTLLDDLQAGKFDIAMGGITRTTKRQTICNMTNPYLVFGKCFLVRKGDKNKYNSLEAVNKPNVRVGVNIGGTNEALVNEYITKATVIRYKNNLDVPVALEKGEVDVMITETPEAITYQKNNPKLEGALLDKTLTKSQMGYMIAKENQHLLNTVNFILSELELRGEIEKLQKEYLK